A region of the Bos mutus isolate GX-2022 chromosome 18, NWIPB_WYAK_1.1, whole genome shotgun sequence genome:
aacgctaTACATTTTATCAGTCACTGCCCCATCCCCCATTTCTCCCAGACCTAATAACTACTAACTTAATTTCTCTTTAGACACTTCATGTATAGAATAATACAGTATATAATTTCTTGTGATTGGCTTCTTTGGCTTAGCATGTTTTCaatgttcatctattttatagcattatcagtatttcattcctttttcttaataCTATTCAATGGTAGGGagatttccttttattctcaTGACTTGACCAGTGATTTCAATAACAGGACTCTGGGTTATAACCCCAAATTTGCTCCCTCCTCCCATTTTAGTTCCCCAGTCTCGCGGATGCTCTCTCTGGGACAAAGGAAAGAGAGGACTTTAACCCCTCCCTGTCCTTAGATCCAGGGCAGTCACAGACTTCTCAACTTGTATAGACCCCTGTGCACATAGAGGAGGAGAAGAATCTGGCAAGTGAGGTTGATGATAAATAAGTAGGAGTCGGAAACCTAGGAGTTCTGAGCTTCTCCAGCTAGCACTGATGACCTTGTCCCAAGCTCTTGGGTCCCAGGTGCCCTGAGCTCAGTCTTTTCAGGGCTTTTTTCTACCCCTTAGGCACCAGTGCTGAGGACGAGAGCGAATTACAGGATGTTGGAATTGAATACGAAGTGCCCAGTGCCAGATCAAGCCCTGGAATGGATGGTGACGGTGGCCTTGGAGACTTGGCCTCCAACAAGGTGGGAGGTGGCACAGCCAATAAGGATATAGGAGAAAGAGGGCTAGTCTCAGGCTCGCGGGGCGCTAAAATTCTGCAGTCTAATCAAGGGCCCTTTTTACTGGTGGGTGGAACCTGTTATGTTTGGGCTAGCAGAAGTTCTTTGTGTGCAGCATTTATTTTCAACCTAGAGGATCGGAATTGATGTGAGCATATACCTTAAAACCCAGCCCACCAAAAGGCAGTGAGCTTTGGAGAGGGTGAAATAGTGATAGGAAAGGGCCAGATGGCACTCATTTTGGTATGAATGAAAGCGAGATAGTTTCAGTCGAGAAAATCTGGGCGGtgttatatgttaatatatagaCCTGGTGAACACGGGTATTAAAGGAATGGGCAGTACTTTCAAGAGGATTCTCCAATTGGTAGGTGAAATGGGTGTGGCTAATGTTACTGGCCAATCAACAAATGAAGCGATCTTGGGGTTTGAGCTTGGGAATTGAACGTACTGGCCAATCAGCAGGCGGCTGAAATATTTGACCAATAGACAGAAACTTGGTCGAGAGACAGAGCTGGGATGGCCAATCATCAGTTGGCAAAGCAGGGAGCCGGGGAGGGTGAGCGGGCTGAGGAGGGCGAGTCTCAGCTGTCTCTCAACTTGAATTTGGTGCGTGGGCCAGGGCGAAGACCtcgaagagaagaaagaggagccGGAGTTTACCATGAGGAAATCCCCAGGGACAGCCGACGAAGTGGTGTCCGAGGGCGCGCGCAGCGCGGGCAGCGGCGATGTGGGGAACTCGCCCCGCACGCCTCCCTGCGCCCCAGGCCCTCGGCTGGGCGAGGACATGAGAGCATATGTGCTGCGGCCAGCGATGCGCGGTCGCACGGTGCAATGTCGCATCAGCCGCGACAAGCGCGGGGTAGACAAGGGCATGTTCCCGTTCTACTATCTCTACCTGGAGGCGGCCGACGGCCTAAAGGTGTGGTCTGGCAGCTTGGAAACAAGTCCCACCTCGCAGGGTCTGAGTGAGGTCAAGACTTAGGCGAATCGAAGCCTAGCTCTTCATTGAACTAGGACTAATCAGCTCCAACGCCAGGCCCTGCCCTTCAGAGAACTGGGCTCCTTTATTCTCAGAGCCCAGTGGCATAGGCCCTCTCCATCCCATAACCCAGGCTTGTCCACTTTCGAATTGAGCTGGCCTTTATCACAGCTAGGCCACGCCCCCTCAGAGTCCCAAACCCCACCCCTTACAGACCCTCCAGGTATTGGCCACCttttgttggggcttccctggtagctcagctggtaaagaatctgcctgcaatgcaggagaccccggttggactcctgagtcgggaagatcccctggagaagggaacgggtattctggcctggagaattccatgaactgtatggtccatggggttgaaaagagttggacacggctgagcgactttcacttctcacttggTCCAAATCTAGGCCCTAGTCCCCCCCAATCCTGAGACAGGTCCCGGCCTCTCTCAGGAGCTAAGCTTTTCCCTTCGTGGATTTTCCACTGATAGCCAAGCTACGCCCCTTTGAGTCAGGTCATTTCTCTCACGTGTGACCGCCTCTCAAttattcattctcccccagaaAGAGGCTTTTCCCCTACTCAGTGCCAGACAGGGTTTTCACAGATGAAACACTGAAGTCCTGCTGTAATGTTCCAAGTGAGGCCCGTCCCTATTCTAAAGCCAGGCCCTGCCTGCCAGGCAAGTTCACCCCCTGCCTTGGCTTTCCCTCAGCCCTGGGCCCAATATCCAAAGGATTAGGGGGAGATATTAAGATGTGAAATGAAACTCCCCTTTCGGGACCCAGCTGACACCCTGCATCTACCAgcaagcctcagttcagttgttcagtcattttcgactctgtgaccccatggaatgcagcacggcagacttccctgtccatcaccaactcccagagcttactcaaactcgtgtccatgagtcatgatgcatccaaccatctcatcctctgtcatccccttctcctgccttcagtctttctgagcatccagggtcttttccaatgaagaagacctttgcattaggtggtcaaagtatcggagtttcagcttcagttatcagtcctttcaatgaatattcaggactgattccctttccTTTCCAGCAAGCCTTAGGACACTTACTGCTCCATTACCCTTTCCTCTGTCTTGGGACATggtatttccttgtttttgaacccctgtgtgcacgctaagtcacttcagtccttttcaactctgtgaccctatggacagtagcccaccagggtcctctgtccatgggattctccaggcaagaatattggagtgggttaccatacctcctccaggggatcttcctgacccagggattgaaccctcatctctaaggtctcctgcattggcaggtcgcttctttaccactagcaccaccgtcaccagggaagccccggtgtTTTGGACCCCTAGCTCTAGCCAAATATCAGAAGTCGATTCTAATGGGCTATTTATCACATCCACAGCACTTCCTTCTGGCGGGGCGCAAGAGAAAAAGGAGCAAAACCTCTAATTACCTCATCTCCTTGGACCCTACAGACCTGTCTCGGGATGGGGACAATTTTGTGGGCAAAGTCAGGTGGGCAGAGTTCTGATGTGTGTGCTAAACAGGTGgcaaggggtgggaggaaggggacaATTGAACTACACTTCCCAGCAGTCCAAGGGTACAAGTTCCACCTGTTCTAGAACTTTTTCTCGTAGGGACTGATGGGTTATGTAGTCCTTCAAGTTTTAACTCCAGGGTGGTTGGGAATAGAACTGAAGACTTCGGAGGCAAGGCTGGCATTAAAGACATTTGACTTCTTGAGCAGCAGAGAGCTGGGACTTCTAAGTTCCTGTGACAGAAGAGGGCTCGTGTATGTGAGTTCTGTCTTAGAGGAAGAGCGTTGCTAAAGGCCCAAGGCAGGAGCCTAAAAATCCTTCTCCCCAGAGGAAGAGAGGGACCTGGGACTGGTAGATGGAACAAGAGTCTTATGTAGAGGATGGATCGAAAGACTTGATGAGATGACATgggaaagcaaaacagaaataattattgtttttattctgaCCATTTCCCTCCTGGAGCAGATCTAATGTCTTGGGCACCAAGTTCAGCATCTTCGACAATGGGGTGAATCcggaaaggaaacatttttttccgGAGACAGCTCGGATCAGGGAGGAGCTGGGGGCTGTATGTTATGTGAGTGTCCGGGCGGATGAGAGAGAGGAGTAGAacggtggggagggagaaagaagcagGCCAAATAGAGCATACCACCCTCAGGAGACCAACGTCTTGGGATTCCGAGGGCCCCGGAAAATGAATGTTATTATTCCGGAAATCAACGCCCAGAACCAGAGAATCTGTGTCCAGCCACAAAATGTGAGTCCACCAAACTTGAGAATCTCTGGGTCAGTGGAGGAGGAAGGTCTAGGGGACCGGCCACAGGTGCTAAGAGGAGAGGGGGCCGATGGGTTGCATAAGGTCACATAAGCCTGGAGGATTTTGTCAGACTTAAATGTCTTAGGAAGGGAAAACTAGGGACTCAAAATTCTGCGTTCAGAAGAAAAAAGCTGGTTGGTAGTTGGCTAACCACGCCTCCTACTTTACCCTTAAGGAACAAGAATCGCTACTGAGTCGCCTCCAACGGGGGGCCAGCCAGGGCCTGGTCCTGCTGCAAAATAAAGCCCCATCGTGGAACGATGAGAGCGGCGCCTACGTGCTCAATTTTCATGGTCGGGTCACACGGGCCTCGGTCAAGAACTTCCAGATCGTTCATCCGGATGACCGTGAGCTCCTAGGAAACGGTTTACCTTGGcaagggggcaggaggaaaagtacTTGTCCCATTAGCACTTGAGCGTTTTTGCAGGGAGGGCCGACTCCACGCTATTGCAAAGCCTATGGGGAAGTGTAGTGTAcatggctgaaagtgaagtcgctcagtcgtgtccgactctttgcgaccccatggactgtagcccacccggttcctctgtccatgggatttcccaggcaagaatactggagtgggttgccatttccttccccaggggattttcccgacccagggatcgaacctgggtctccggcattgccggcagacgctttaccgtctgagccaccagggaactcggCTAAGGGCCCTGTAAACACACTTCCGGGATTCTGGGCGGAATAAGGGCGCCGCACAGCCTCTCGGGAGCCGTAGTTCTCGCGGCTCAGAGGCCCGCGGCAGGGAAATAACACACCCTCAGTTCCTGACTTCCTCTTCAGCGGACTACCTCGTGCTCCAGTTTGGTCGTGTAGCCCCAGACACGTTCACCATGGACTTCCGCTTCCCACTTTGCCCGCTCCAAGCCTTTGCCATCTGCTTGTCCAGTTTCGATGGGAAGCTGGCATGTGAGTAAATTCAATAAACAACTCTCATCAGCTTCTGTGCCTGCTCATTTAAAGGAAGGGCCTCAGCATGCCTTTTTTTACATGAGTTTACTAATAACCAATACTTACTAGATGGCGCCTGGGCGCTCTGTTCTGTGCCCTAGGGAGTGGGCTTGTGGGCAACACTTGCTCTCCTGAAATCATAGTCTGATCATGGGGGATGGGTcttaacaaaaattcaaaatgctCGCCTGCTATAAAGGAGGAAAATATAAGGTGGCTGGGTCAGAGCAAGGcatctctaaaatatatatacttttatgctACATCTGAATAACCACAAGGAGCTAGCTGAGCCAGAGAGGTCAGGGACGAGCTACATAAGGCAGCGGCTCATACAAAGGTGGAAGGGGGATTAGTGGTTTTCGGAAAGGGTGGTGTAGCATCAGCTTGCTGGGGAACCAGTGGGGAGGCGCAGGGTATGAGGCTGGACCGGGTGCAGGACATTTGGAGCACTCTTGTTTGAACTGCTGAGAAGAGTTTTTGAAGTTGGCGCAATAAGTAGGATGGGTAATTGACATGCATGTGTGGATGAAAGAATAATTACAGTAGTAGCCAACACTGAACAGGTTAACAAACATTGTTTTAATTATGACTTATTTTGGGATCTTACAAGCTCTTAAGGTATGTGCAGTTGTTAGccgcattttacagataaggaaacagtttATGGACATAGGATTTATAAATGTGAAATCAGGTACATTTATAAGTTTAAAAGTCTTGGGGAACTCACTACATCTGCCAGTAGGGAGGATAAGTCTTTGTATTTAAGGAGCACACAGAAAACTGGAGCTTAACCCTTTTTTAGGAATTAGTGAGTTCAGCTCCCAGACCCTTTGGGGATATAACTGTCCTAGGTTTAATAAAATGTAGGCAGAagccaaaaaaaacacaaaaaaagaaacccgACAAAACCCACCAGTCCTTGGTTCAAAGAAGCCTCAGGATGGGAAGAGGCAGATTTAAGGGATGATGGGAAATGTAGTTTATCTTCCATGAAAGTGCTGGCCTTTATGTATTCCCCTAACCGTCCTGGGGACTCAGGAGTAGTGAATGCTGTCAGTTCAGACACACACGGAGACGCTACTTACTACAAAAagctttatttattatataaacctacattcaaataaataaatagttaacaCAAAAACTACTTCACATTAGCCACGCCTCCCACTGAGGTCTAGGCTAGGAGACacacagggaggggagggagaggccaGAGCGTGGCTCAAGGGCGTGGCCTGGATGGGGGACATCGGTGAGGTCTGGGTAGGGGCAGGGACAGTGGCCAGGGAAGTGGGAGGGTTCCCGAGACGTGCCCAGGCCCTGGCCCGGGCAGCAGGGGTGAGGTAGGGACCCAGCTCCTCTTGGACCTGGGCGATGCGTCGGGCGAAGCGGCTTCGATCCCGGGCAAACTGCTCCCAGGGGCCTCTGCGGGCGGCCTGAGCCGGTCCTGCCCAGACAACCAGGGGATGGATGGAGACCTTCTCAGAGAAGCGCACCTGGAGATGGACGGGCACAGATAcggggagacacacacacacaagatccaGAGGGCCGCaggtggggagaaagagaaacaacaacaacaaaaatgagttGCACAACAATGCTTGTCATCTGGCTTG
Encoded here:
- the TULP2 gene encoding tubby-related protein 2 isoform X1, encoding MLGLVPDSLFCFSRMSRESDTWKKEALGDELAAMRLQKLEQQWRLFEKKQRRKRQEPLMVQANPDASVRPRRPRRREERFSADSGPRNPFLQENVPEAHLCPGSHGILGTVSCGGDGSGERDPLLPPTEAGSSDLELEEVSVEDVPASPPPCEEPPGTLLQRKGWPARQRSGTSAEDESELQDVGIEYEVPSARSSPGMDGDGGLGDLASNKGEDLEEKKEEPEFTMRKSPGTADEVVSEGARSAGSGDVGNSPRTPPCAPGPRLGEDMRAYVLRPAMRGRTVQCRISRDKRGVDKGMFPFYYLYLEAADGLKHFLLAGRKRKRSKTSNYLISLDPTDLSRDGDNFVGKVRSNVLGTKFSIFDNGVNPERKHFFPETARIREELGAVCYETNVLGFRGPRKMNVIIPEINAQNQRICVQPQNEQESLLSRLQRGASQGLVLLQNKAPSWNDESGAYVLNFHGRVTRASVKNFQIVHPDDPDYLVLQFGRVAPDTFTMDFRFPLCPLQAFAICLSSFDGKLACE
- the TULP2 gene encoding tubby-related protein 2 isoform X2, producing the protein MSRESDTWKKEALGDELAAMRLQKLEQQWRLFEKKQRRKRQEPLMVQANPDASVRPRRPRRREERFSADSGPRNPFLQENVPEAHLCPGSHGILGTVSCGGDGSGERDPLLPPTEAGSSDLELEEVSVEDVPASPPPCEEPPGTLLQRKGWPARQRSGTSAEDESELQDVGIEYEVPSARSSPGMDGDGGLGDLASNKGEDLEEKKEEPEFTMRKSPGTADEVVSEGARSAGSGDVGNSPRTPPCAPGPRLGEDMRAYVLRPAMRGRTVQCRISRDKRGVDKGMFPFYYLYLEAADGLKHFLLAGRKRKRSKTSNYLISLDPTDLSRDGDNFVGKVRSNVLGTKFSIFDNGVNPERKHFFPETARIREELGAVCYETNVLGFRGPRKMNVIIPEINAQNQRICVQPQNEQESLLSRLQRGASQGLVLLQNKAPSWNDESGAYVLNFHGRVTRASVKNFQIVHPDDPDYLVLQFGRVAPDTFTMDFRFPLCPLQAFAICLSSFDGKLACE